The DNA region GCAGAACGGCCAGAACAAGGTATCTCATCGAAACAGCCTGCCGCCGGTGGGATGCCCGATCGCAGACGCCGAGGCGGGTGCGATCTCTTCCACGCTACTTTGCATTGCGCGACCGGATAATCAATCGCATTGATTCTCGTCGTTCCGGGCTCTCGCTTCGCGATCCCCGGAATGACGAAGGATGGGTTATCCGCAGACAACGGAGCGTGCTGCGCTACCCCTCCGCCTCGAGCCACTCCGCCGCACCGCGCCACAGCGCGTCGCGGTGCTCGCTGCGGAAGAAGCCGAGATGACCGATCTTGATCGCACCCACGTCGGCCGGGCGGATCGAGATGATCTCCGGCGTCGTCGAGGTGAATGCGGAGCACAGCAGTTCGACGGCGGGCCGCGTCGCCCAGGTGTCGTCGGTCATCGCCAGCGCGCGGAGCCCGCCCTTGAATTTTGCAAAATTCTCGCGCGCGGTGAGGGTGGAGTCGTCGAGCAGGTAGCGGTCCGACATCACCCAGCGGGTCCATTGCTCGAACACGCCCTTCGGCAGGTCCATGCCGAGGCCGGCCCAACCCGGCGCGTAGCCGAGCACGCGGGTCAGGGGCAGGCCGACGCCGTTCATGAAGGCGACCACGCGGTAGCGCTCGGGCGAGGCCATCAGCTTCCAGGTGGCGGCCTGCGCCGCGACCAGCAGCGCGCGCGGGATCTCCGCATTGTTGGCGAGCAGCCCGAGTGCCTGGCCGCCGAAGGAATGGCCGACATAGGCGAAGGGCAGGTCGCGGTAGCGCTCGCGCATCCACCTCACCGTCGCGGTGACGTCGAGCGCGGCCCAGTCGGTCATCGTGGCCTTGAATCCGACCAGCGACTTCGGCTGGTTGAGGCCGGTCATCGCCTGTTGCCTGGAATCGCCGGTGCCGCGGTAATCGTAGGTCAGCACCGCCGAGCCGCGGCGGGCGAGGTAGCCGGCAAAGCCGCGATAGAGCTTTCGGGGGACTGCAGTCGCCGAACTGATCAGCACGGCGTGGCGTTTGGTGCCGCGGGGCAGGAACAGGGTCGCGCCGAGCGGATAGCCGTCGGCGGCGGGCACCACGATGTCGTCGCTAAAAACGTCGTCCAGCGCGGCCTCGGCCACGGCACTTCCCCCGGCATTCATGCTATGGTGTAACAAATGCGAATTCGGCTTTCCCCGCAAGAGCTTGACGGAATTGCGGGAATTCGCGTCTAGCGGGGAAGGGGGCGGCTGTGTATATAGCGGACCTTTCCTCCCCGTCACGTAAGTTGCGGTTTTTGCTCAGGAGTTGACCTCATGTCCGAGCGGTGGACACCCGATAGCTGGCGCGCCAAGAAGGTGCTGCAGGTGCCCGACTATCCCGATGCCAAGGCATTGGCCGATGTCGAGGCGCAGCTCGCGACCTTCCCGCCGCTGGTGTTCGCGGGTGAGGCGCGCAATCTGAGGAAGGCGCTGGCGCGGGTGGCCGCGGGCGAAGCCTTCCTGCTGCAGGGCGGCGACTGCGCCGAGAGCTTTGCCGAGCACGGCGCCAACAACATCCGCGACTTCTTCCGTGTGCTGCTGCAGATGGCTGTGGTCATGACCTATGCCGGCGCGCTGCCGGTGGTGAAGGTCGGCCGCATCGCAGGCCAGTTCGCCAAGCCGCGCTCGTCGCCGACCGAGAAGCAGGACGGCGTCGAGCTGCCGAGTTATCGCGGCGACATCGTCAACGACATCGCCTTCACGCCGGAAGCGCGCATCCCCGATCCGCAGCGCCAGCTGATGGCCTATCGGCAGTCGGCGGCGACGCTGAACCTGCTGCGCGCATTCGCGACCGGCGGCTTCGCCAATCTCGGCAGCGTGCATCAATGGATGCTCGGCTTCCTGAAGGACTCGCCGCAGTCCCGCCGCTACCGGGAGCTCGCCGACCGCATCTCGGATGCGCTGAACTTCATGCGCGCCTGCGGCCTCGATCTCGAGAGCCATCCCGAACTGCGCGCCACCGATTTCTACACCAGCCACGAGGCGCTGCTGCTCGGCTACGAGCAGGCGATGACGCGG from Bradyrhizobium genosp. L includes:
- a CDS encoding alpha/beta hydrolase family protein, whose translation is MNAGGSAVAEAALDDVFSDDIVVPAADGYPLGATLFLPRGTKRHAVLISSATAVPRKLYRGFAGYLARRGSAVLTYDYRGTGDSRQQAMTGLNQPKSLVGFKATMTDWAALDVTATVRWMRERYRDLPFAYVGHSFGGQALGLLANNAEIPRALLVAAQAATWKLMASPERYRVVAFMNGVGLPLTRVLGYAPGWAGLGMDLPKGVFEQWTRWVMSDRYLLDDSTLTARENFAKFKGGLRALAMTDDTWATRPAVELLCSAFTSTTPEIISIRPADVGAIKIGHLGFFRSEHRDALWRGAAEWLEAEG
- a CDS encoding class II 3-deoxy-7-phosphoheptulonate synthase; translated protein: MSERWTPDSWRAKKVLQVPDYPDAKALADVEAQLATFPPLVFAGEARNLRKALARVAAGEAFLLQGGDCAESFAEHGANNIRDFFRVLLQMAVVMTYAGALPVVKVGRIAGQFAKPRSSPTEKQDGVELPSYRGDIVNDIAFTPEARIPDPQRQLMAYRQSAATLNLLRAFATGGFANLGSVHQWMLGFLKDSPQSRRYRELADRISDALNFMRACGLDLESHPELRATDFYTSHEALLLGYEQAMTRIDSTTGDWYATSGHMIWIGDRTRQLDHGHVEYFRGIKNPIGLKCGPSLKPDELLKLIDVLSPDNEPGRLTLINRFGADKVADHLPGLIRAVQREGRQVVWSCDPMHGNTITSTSGYKTRPFDRVLSEVKSFFQVHAAEGTHAGGVHLEMTGQDVTECIGGARAITDEDLNDRYHTVCDPRLNAEQSIDMAFLIAELLKQERAGKVKPMPAAAGL